aaggaagccagagacagtaatcaggcctgagttcaaggcccaggactggcaaaaaaataaaaaataaataaataaaaattgaaaagtgagctgggaatggggcttagtggtagagtgcttgcctagcatgcatgaagccctgggtttgattccttattaccacataaacagaaaaagccagaagttgttctgtggctcaagtggtagagagctagccttgaggaagctcagggagagttgcccaagcccttagttcaagccccaggactggcaagaaaaaaaagtttgaaaagtgttGGTCACTTTTCAATTATAGGACCAAGACTTTAATTTCaggaataaaatgcaaaaatatgCCTAGCATGGATTATGTATCTTGTTACAGTATAATAATCCATCTACTATTGGAGGCATTTCCTAAAGAAACTTCTAGAAACTTTCTGGTATAAGAGAAGCCACCTACACTGATAATATCTGAAGACTTAGAATTGTTAAAGTTATCTAAAACCTGAATGACTGGGTCTGCATGAAATGCTCTTCATGTGTACATTAACTCTTCTTGCTGTATACTTTAGCTGAAAATCTCTCTGTCAAACAGATATGATCATCTTTCTAACATGCTGACCAAGATATTAGATGAACGCCCTGAAGATGCTGTTGACATCATTGAAAAAATCAGCCAAGATGTAAAAATGGCACATTTTAGTAAAAAATTAGATACCCTGCAAAACGAGAATGAGATGCTTCCAGTGTATGAAATTGCAGAGAGACAAAGAGCTCTTTTTCTCCAGGGACATTTGGAAGGAGCTGATCAGGAACTGGAAGATGAAATAGTAAGTCATGACTACAAATTATGAATGAACATAAAAGAATATTGTAAGTCTCATGGGTTATTTGGGATACATGGGATGTGGTTTTCTTTaagttcttaaaattttttatagtatttgtatcttattttttcttaaatgtatCAACATTGTTTAGGGGTGTCTTATTTTGTTCATGCAGTGATTTTATTTTACAGGCCCTCCTTTGTCACATGCTTGTAGGATTGTCCAGCTTCCCTGGTACACACGTGGGTAGACAGCTGTTGCTTCTTAGTAAATATTCATTGAATAGTGAATAAATTTTTCATACAATTATGTACTAATGACATTCAGGAAAATAACATACTTATGATAGTGATCATATTactatatacatttttaataaaCACTGGATTCAGGTGgtgcacatctataattctagctactcagtaggaagTGAcacaaaggatcacagttcaaggcccaggtagAAAATTCCAAAAGaacccatcttcaattaactagcaaaagctggactggaggcatgcctcaaattgtagagtgccatTCATGAGCATTGAAGCTGAGTGAGCCTTCATTTCAAgcccagcacacaaaaaataaagtttccaGTAAGCTGAGCAGTGCATAGCACTTAGTGACATCAAAGCCATTGTAAGGTCATAGCACAATGTATCTGTGGTGGTGCCACTGTGAAGTAATCTACCTCACTGCAGTCATACTGAAGTCAAGCATGTACAATTGTGTGTGGTAGGTACACTTGGATTTTGTAAGtgtattctatttttgtttttgtttttggttggcagtggggcttgaactcagggcttgggcactgtcccagagctcttttgctcaaggctagtgctctaccattttgagctacagcgccacttctggttttctggtggttagctaaagataagagccttacaatttttcctgcccaggctggctttgaaccaggatcttcagatctcagcctcctgagtagctaggactataagcatgagccaccaatgcccagcaaagGATGTATTTATCACAATCTATCCCTGTCATAAAGTGATGCATGgctataatttaaaattaagttttaagtCAAGTTTTGTATTTCCCTAGAACACTGGAAACAACTTCTAATGGCATTTCCATTCTCTTTGTAGGCAAGTTCCTTATATCTTGATATAATGACAGTATCTGTATCTTGATATGGGTACAGTATTTATTAATAAAAGAAGAGTAGAATACTTGCTTTGATCTTGACAAATAAATggtgaaaatgttttgaaaaagaatTGGCTATCATGGGCTAAAAAGCTTTACCAGAGAGTATAATCAAGAATATCACAGGAATTTTAGCTTTAACCATTTCAAAATAGCTGCCCAAATTATGCTTCTTAAATGGTTATATCCTTGAACTTATGCATATCGGCTGAACTTCTATGCTATTCTCAttagattatttaaaatatgtctaTGACTAGAAAAATTCAGGAGATAGATGGGtgtgggaggaaaggggagaatggtgaaaggggtgatactgaccAAGATGCTTGTACTTAGAAACAGATAAGTTAAATGGTAACCCATTTGTACAaatgcttaaagataatttaaaaataataataaataaaaattgcttaTGTAGATGAAAATTAGATGTTTAGAGAGAGTTATTTTCAACAAAGGATCCTTtgacagaagaaataaatgaacagtGGCCTGCCACAGGAGCACCTCTAAGGCTCAACAGCCTGTAGGGAGGAACTTAAGGAACAAAGCAGAGCCCAGAGTGCTCAGACAAGAACAATAAGGAATAGTGTCAAAGAGATGACACTAAGTTGCTTTAACAAGGTGGCAGTTGGTTGTGTACCATACATACAATAATAGTAAATGTGAGAGAATCCAACAAGGGGGTTCAGGCACACAGGCAGACATTCTCATGGAGTCATTAGTCAAAGAAGGGTCAGGCTCCAGTATAAGAGTGCAAGTATGGGAACATCAcagtgaaacctctttgtactaataagaaaagaaaggaaaaagatctGATTATTGGCTTGAATTGCAaatgctctccatttctccatccAATAGGCCAAGACTTTGTCTTAAAAGTTGTCTCAAATTTTTTTCTACACTTCCAATATTCtcacaaatgttttaaaaattctgcctatttattttcatgtaggaaattatttttatctttttttcatatagttgtacaaaagtctcctcattattttaaatgccaaatattttattgtaagtaGGAACAACTGACTATATTATGCCTTTATATGTAGATTATGCATAAACactttgttatattttctttataatttgttGCCTTATCTATGTTAGTTATCATATTGATATTTATTTGCTATACAAATATATGCCCTTGTagttagtaaatattttaatacaatgATAATATAAACATCTAAAATCAtaattaaatacacacatatcacatatatgatacgtattatatatacatacatgtagatacacatagatacacacacacacacatatatatatgttattctATGTCTTAGGATAGTAGGAGAatcacaaatatttttataaaacaaacctgttaaattaatttaattagttaaatccttttttatttttatgttatgtttttttgccagtcctggggcttgaactcagggcctgagactgtccctgccttctttttttgctcaaggctagcactctaccacttgagccatagcgccacttctggctttttctatatatgtggtgttgaggaatcaaacctagggcttcatgtataccagttgagcactctaccactaagccatattcccaaccctatttttatttttcaaattaattaattaatttattgtcaaagtgatgtacagagttaaATCCTTTTTAGAGACACATAAAACATGTTAACTATTATATTAATGAGTCAAAGACACTGTTAATATAAAAAGCAATATTCATAAGTCATGAAAGAAGTACTGAACTTCAGGAATTAGCACAATTTGAAAAGTTAGAAGAGATAAGAAGgaagtggtagagaaagaaattagTGTGGATATCAAAtctagttttaaaaaagaaagaaaagcagcagcagaCGTTTTCCTTAAGGGTAAAATTTTAACCAAATCACTTGTTTCTCTAGGCAGAAAACTCTCTTCCAAATGTAATGGAGTCAGCATTTTATTTTGAACAAGCTGGAGTTGGTTTGGGAACAGATGAAACGTATCGCGTATTTCTGGCCCTCAAGCAGCTTACTGACACCCACCCAATCCAAAGATGCCGATTGTGGGGCAAGATCTTGGgcttggaaatgaactatattatAGCTGAAGTGGAATTTcgtgagggggaagaggaagaggaggtggaagaggaagatGTTGCTGAAGAGCGGGACAACGGAGAAAGTGAAGCTGAGGAGGTCGAGGAAGATGAATTGCCAAAATCCATTTACAAGGCCCCACAAGCTATACCTAAAGAAGAAAGTCGAACAGGCGCCAACAAATATACCTATTTTGTTTGCAATGAACCAGGAAGACCATGGGTGAAGTTACCATTAGTTACACCTGCACAAATTGTTACTgcaagaaaaatcaagaaatatttcACTGGGAGATTAGATGCTCCCATCATAAGCTACCCACCTTTCCCAGGAAATGAGAGCAATTATCTGAGAGCACAAATTGCCCGGATTTCATCAGCAACCCATGTCAGTCCTCTAGGATTCTATCAGTTTggtgaagaggaaggagaggaggaggaagaagtggaagGTGGACGAGATAGCTTTGAGGAAAATCCTGAATTTGAAGGCATCCAAGTGGTTGATCTAGTGGAATCTCTATCCAATTGGGTTCATCATGTACAGTATATTCTCCCTCAGGTAGGAGAGTATTTGCCAGGTAATGTGTGTTGTGACATTACTCtatttttgtacaacaaatatggTAAACAGATAAAACACCTATTTTATACACTATATATAATTGCATGtattatgaaaattattttattctatttctacAACATATGGGAGAAATATTTAACATGGATATTCATGTCAGAGCTCTTAAATattatgacaaaaacaaaaataagtaaacagtGTTAGACAGCAATTATATAGACACTAGGTGCTGTTAGTAgcactatatatgtatacattaaattatgtataaaactatataaaGATATGTGAGTTAACCCTCACAACCACCCCATGAAAGATtcactgttattttgttttgtagataAGGAAAACTGAAGCAGTCCTTAGGGGACATGACAAAAAGAATATAGCTAGTAAGTAAGAGAGAGATGTGAGGCTGTACAGAATGGATTCAACCATTTTCTTAACCACTCTGCAGTACTTGCCAGTGCAGATATAAAATCTCCACTACACTTTGATCTAGATAAGAGATCTTCTCAAGTGTTTAGGTATCAGTTGATTCATTGAGAAATTATAACTCTCAATCCTTAAAAATTTTGTTATTCATCATAACTTTCTAATTATCTTGCACACATAAATTATTACAAGTCTTTTTTCACAAGGCTTTATCTTCAAGTTTTGTAACTTCAAAATTACTGACAAATGcttcaaataaatacatatttttgctAGAATAAACCTGGATAAATAGGATGAGTGAATGGTTAATTTCTTACATCAAGAAACCTCTTCCTGATAATTGCTGTAATCCAAATGAATATttcgacgtgtgtgtgtgtgtgtgtgtgtgtgtgtgtgcatatgtgtgcttgTGCTAATATTAGGGCTTTATAATCTGGGGCTtccagctctcacttggctttttatataaggctagtgctctaccacttgaccacacctctacttccagctttttgtggttaactaaagagtctcatggacttttctgccaagactggctttgaactgtgattcttaaatCTAGGCCTCTCAAGTAGTTAGCATAATAGTTATCAGCCATCAGCTTGGCTTATTCTGAGATTTTAAGGACCTTGTTAAGGCTTGCAACATTAATCTTTAGGGTCGCTGCAATTGGTTCAACCCCATACAAAAaagtgaggaagaagaagaggaaataagtgaaaaagaagaagaaaaaggagaagagccTGATTACATAGAACAGGAAGTGGGGCCTCCTCTTTTGACACCTATCTCTGAGGATTTAGGTAATTTTAAATAACTATTAATATGAAGACACATACACCGTACACCATGCCCATTATGTGGTAAATATCTGAGAGTTGGAAACCTATAAAAGGTAGACAGGAGTCAAGCACTTGTCCTCTTTTCCCTTCATGGGTTCTAGAATGGTGGGAGGAAAGAATGCTTTTAGTCATTCCATCATGCTGCAGGCTGAAGGACTGATGTAAGGAGAAAGCTCAAGTGGCCTGTACCTCCTACTGAGATGGATAACGGTCATTTGTGCAGCATTTTGGTCTTACATTCTGCAAATCATAAACATATGGCATAGCTGTAGAAAAATGCCACATGATTTCTTGTTTTCTAATCAACTCATGTCCACAGGTTcgtattttttctattttgttttgcttattattCCTACTCTCTCCATGGCAATAACTTTGGCTTTGGTTACTAAATAGCATTCCCGCTAACACATAACCTCATCTTCCTTAGTGGTAAAAACAGGTATTAATCTATTTCATATTTTGTTGTTTCCAAATCAAGGTACTGAAATGCTCTactgattttgctttttttttttttttaaattcgcAGCCTAAAATGTTTTTTTTGAGGGGGCATAGATGTCATACATCAATGGAAACATTTTCATACATCCAATGAACagttttttgaaaatattaaagatatggagctttctgatagaggcataaaattccattgtgtatatgtaccatattttcctgatccattcgtctactgagggtcatctgggttggttccatattctagctagacaaattgtgctgcgatgaacattgttgtgctggaggctttagtgtgttcttgtttgtggtcttttgggtagatgcccaaaagtggggctgctgggtcatagggtagctctatgtttagccttctgaggaatctccatactcctttccagagtggctgaaccagtttacattcccaccaacaatgaaatagggttcccttttggccacatcccctccaacatttgttattgttagttttcttgatataggacatttttactggggtgagatggaatctcaatgttgttttgatttgtatttcttttatggccagtgatgtagagcactttttcatatgtctcttggccattctcatttcctcatcagagaagtctctttttaagtctttagcccacttgttgagagggctattggttctttgcagttttgttttggaggaatgtaataatgacattgccccattcttaaggaaatggaaggacttggaaaaattatactaagtgaagtgagccagacccaaagaaacatggactctatggtctccctcatagggaataattatcacaggtttaggctagtcacagcagaggatcaaaagagcccaatagctatacccttatgaacacataagatgatgctaagtgaaatgaactccatgtatggaaacgactgttatatcactgttgtaattactttcaatatgtgatgtgaaaccatagcttctattattgatgaccctcttgtatccccttcctatggttgtacctacacta
The nucleotide sequence above comes from Perognathus longimembris pacificus isolate PPM17 chromosome 9, ASM2315922v1, whole genome shotgun sequence. Encoded proteins:
- the Rsph4a gene encoding radial spoke head protein 4 homolog A isoform X2, which translates into the protein MEDSFSLNQEKEKQELGEAEQPWEGTMAASPQELEPPSPAPLEASPPDTEPQPRSNPPWSPQSTARQSLDDVPGPGGPPSSTPAQETSIPSSPTLLRQDLVAPVQSDRASSVILDGAGPHPDLLDPPSDKGVSTPHHTSMPEENTFPWSQQSRAGLCGPWVAIHDSSKQKELKFNIFQEEDSNGDWDPDLPEPGAREEAPSMLEIAIQNAKSFLQNTSSKTGLNLYDHLSNMLTKILDERPEDAVDIIEKISQDVKMAHFSKKLDTLQNENEMLPVYEIAERQRALFLQGHLEGADQELEDEIAENSLPNVMESAFYFEQAGVGLGTDETYRVFLALKQLTDTHPIQRCRLWGKILGLEMNYIIAEVEFREGEEEEEVEEEDVAEERDNGESEAEEVEEDELPKSIYKAPQAIPKEESRTGANKYTYFVCNEPGRPWVKLPLVTPAQIVTARKIKKYFTGRLDAPIISYPPFPGNESNYLRAQIARISSATHVSPLGFYQFGEEEGEEEEEVEGGRDSFEENPEFEGIQVVDLVESLSNWVHHVQYILPQRFRIPRLGQHGYHHISFLSMLSQSFVPIFGLEHMPSPMARSLKIST
- the Rsph4a gene encoding radial spoke head protein 4 homolog A isoform X1; the encoded protein is MEDSFSLNQEKEKQELGEAEQPWEGTMAASPQELEPPSPAPLEASPPDTEPQPRSNPPWSPQSTARQSLDDVPGPGGPPSSTPAQETSIPSSPTLLRQDLVAPVQSDRASSVILDGAGPHPDLLDPPSDKGVSTPHHTSMPEENTFPWSQQSRAGLCGPWVAIHDSSKQKELKFNIFQEEDSNGDWDPDLPEPGAREEAPSMLEIAIQNAKSFLQNTSSKTGLNLYDHLSNMLTKILDERPEDAVDIIEKISQDVKMAHFSKKLDTLQNENEMLPVYEIAERQRALFLQGHLEGADQELEDEIAENSLPNVMESAFYFEQAGVGLGTDETYRVFLALKQLTDTHPIQRCRLWGKILGLEMNYIIAEVEFREGEEEEEVEEEDVAEERDNGESEAEEVEEDELPKSIYKAPQAIPKEESRTGANKYTYFVCNEPGRPWVKLPLVTPAQIVTARKIKKYFTGRLDAPIISYPPFPGNESNYLRAQIARISSATHVSPLGFYQFGEEEGEEEEEVEGGRDSFEENPEFEGIQVVDLVESLSNWVHHVQYILPQGRCNWFNPIQKSEEEEEEISEKEEEKGEEPDYIEQEVGPPLLTPISEDLEIQNTPPWTTRLSSYFIPQYAIAVLRSNLWPGAYAFSNGKKFENFYIGWGHKYSVDNYTPPVPPSVYQEYPSGPEVTEMDDPSVEEEKALKAAQEAAEFVAEEIEETEEDEEDDD